A window from Mycobacterium saskatchewanense encodes these proteins:
- a CDS encoding HD domain-containing protein: MVTQPIEAIADIVIPDTPLVRDITEYIRDTEEDLLFDHSRRVFLFGALQGRRRGLQPDLELLYAGAMFHDIGLTERYRTSTLRFEVDGANAARDFLVNHGVDATDAEKVWLSIALHTTPGIPEFLGPEIALVTAGVETDVLGIGRADLSDEALAAVTAVHPRPDFKRRILTAFNDGMKHRPHSTFGTVNADVLQHFDATFVRDNFVDIILTNSWPE, encoded by the coding sequence ATGGTCACCCAGCCGATCGAAGCCATCGCCGACATCGTCATACCGGACACCCCACTGGTGCGCGATATCACCGAGTACATCCGCGACACCGAAGAGGACCTGCTCTTCGACCATTCCCGCCGGGTGTTCCTGTTCGGGGCGCTGCAGGGCCGCCGCCGCGGACTGCAACCGGACCTCGAGTTGCTCTACGCCGGGGCGATGTTTCACGACATCGGTCTCACCGAGCGCTACCGCACGTCCACCCTGCGCTTCGAGGTGGACGGCGCCAACGCGGCCCGCGATTTCCTCGTGAACCACGGCGTCGACGCCACGGACGCCGAGAAGGTGTGGTTGAGCATCGCGCTGCACACGACGCCCGGCATCCCGGAGTTCCTCGGACCCGAAATCGCCTTGGTCACGGCGGGCGTCGAGACCGACGTGCTGGGTATCGGCCGCGCGGACCTGTCTGACGAGGCCCTCGCCGCGGTCACTGCCGTCCATCCGCGGCCGGATTTCAAGCGGCGCATCCTCACAGCCTTCAACGACGGCATGAAGCACCGCCCGCACAGCACCTTCGGCACGGTCAATGCCGATGTGCTGCAGCACTTCGACGCGACGTTCGTCCGCGACAACTTCGTCGACATCATCCTCACCAACAGCTGGCCGGAATAG
- a CDS encoding HD domain-containing protein gives MAMQSMETIAGVAIPDTALAREATELLRGAEDAVLFNHSRRVFLFGALHGRRLGLHADPELLYVGAMFHDLGLTARYRTSTQRFEIDGADAARYFLLERGIGEADADKVWLGIALHSTPEVPARLDPETALLAAGVKTDVVGVGRESLAPEAVAAVTAAHPRPDFKNRILTVFYDGMEHRPETTFGTMNDDVLAHFDPTFKPGNLVDLILNSTWPE, from the coding sequence ATGGCCATGCAATCGATGGAAACCATTGCGGGCGTTGCCATCCCTGACACCGCGCTGGCTCGCGAGGCCACCGAGCTCCTTCGCGGTGCCGAAGACGCGGTGCTCTTCAACCATTCCCGGCGCGTGTTCCTCTTCGGTGCGCTGCACGGGCGCCGCCTCGGGCTGCACGCGGATCCGGAACTGCTGTACGTGGGGGCGATGTTTCACGACCTCGGCCTGACCGCCCGCTATCGAACCTCCACCCAGCGTTTCGAGATCGACGGCGCCGACGCGGCGCGCTACTTCCTGCTCGAGCGGGGCATCGGAGAAGCCGACGCCGACAAGGTGTGGCTGGGCATCGCGCTGCACTCGACGCCCGAGGTTCCCGCGCGCCTCGACCCCGAAACCGCCCTGCTCGCGGCCGGTGTCAAGACCGACGTGGTTGGCGTCGGACGGGAATCCCTCGCCCCGGAAGCCGTCGCCGCGGTGACCGCCGCCCACCCGCGCCCCGATTTCAAAAACCGCATCCTCACAGTCTTTTACGACGGCATGGAGCACCGCCCGGAGACCACATTCGGCACCATGAACGACGACGTGCTGGCGCATTTCGACCCCACCTTCAAGCCGGGCAACCTGGTCGACCTCATCCTCAACAGCACGTGGCCCGAATAG
- a CDS encoding IclR family transcriptional regulator: MARGTRGIAGTGGVQSVERAFELLEILATMGGTGALGDLAAHADLPAPTIHRLARTLLNMGYLRQLPNRHYSLGPKLIRLGESAGQLVGMWSRGHLLELVERTGETANMALMDNDMAVYVAQVPSPHSMRMFTEVGRRVYPHCTGVGKALLMQLPNDAVRALVARTGMPPSTEKSHTTPDELIQDIELCRSRGYAVDEGEQEVGVRCFAVPVPDAPSLTAISISGPAARVTLKSASEITPLLKRVARDIASEFDKEAAG, from the coding sequence ATGGCTCGCGGAACTCGCGGAATTGCAGGCACGGGCGGTGTCCAGTCGGTGGAGCGGGCGTTCGAGCTGCTGGAGATCCTGGCCACCATGGGCGGGACGGGGGCGCTCGGGGATCTCGCGGCGCACGCGGACCTGCCGGCGCCCACGATTCATCGGCTCGCCCGCACCCTCCTGAACATGGGATACCTGCGGCAGCTGCCCAACAGGCACTACTCGTTGGGGCCCAAACTGATCCGCCTTGGTGAAAGTGCGGGCCAGCTCGTCGGCATGTGGTCACGGGGGCACCTGCTCGAACTCGTAGAACGCACCGGTGAGACGGCGAACATGGCGCTCATGGACAACGACATGGCCGTCTATGTCGCGCAGGTGCCGTCGCCGCACTCGATGCGGATGTTCACCGAGGTCGGCCGCCGCGTGTATCCGCACTGCACCGGCGTGGGCAAGGCGCTGCTGATGCAACTCCCCAACGACGCGGTGCGCGCCCTGGTGGCCCGGACGGGCATGCCGCCCTCGACCGAGAAGTCCCACACGACGCCCGACGAATTGATCCAGGATATCGAGCTGTGCCGCTCCCGCGGCTACGCCGTCGACGAGGGCGAGCAGGAAGTCGGCGTACGCTGCTTCGCCGTGCCGGTGCCCGACGCGCCGTCGCTGACGGCGATCTCGATCTCGGGCCCCGCGGCGCGAGTCACCCTCAAATCCGCCTCGGAGATCACGCCCCTGCTCAAGCGGGTCGCGCGGGATATCGCGTCGGAGTTCGACAAGGAAGCCGCAGGCTGA
- the gcl gene encoding glyoxylate carboligase, which produces MTRMRTVDAAVKILEIEGATQAFGLPGAAINPFYSAMRAHGGIRHVLARHVEAASHMAEGYTRAAPGNIGVCIGTSGPAGTDMITGLYSASADSIPILAITGQAPVNKLHKEDFQAVDIAAIAAPVTKMAMTVLEPGQVPGAFAQAFHLMRSGRPGPVLIDLPIDVQMAEIDFDPATYNPLPVYKPAASPAQIDRALDMLVTAERPLIVAGGGIINADASDLLVELAELLNVPVVPTLMGWGAIADDHRLAAGMVGLQTAHRYGNATMLESDFVLGIGNRWANRHTGGLDTYRRGRRFVHIDIEPTQIGRVFTPDLGIVSDAKAALEMLVAKAAERVAESSLPDWSGWVRDCQERKRNLHRKTHFDDVPIKPQRVYEEMNRAFGRNVRYVTAIGLSQIAGGQFLQVFKPRHWINCGQAGPLGWTVPAALGVVTAEPDATVVGLSGDYDFQFLIEELAVGAQFNLPYVHVVVNNSYLGLIRQAQLNFDMNYFVSLAFDNINAQESGDTDLPKGYGVDHRSVVEGLGCKAIQVTEPDGIGPALTRAQQLAREHKVPVVVEIFLERITNIAMGTDIDKITEYNELSASVDDSPTAALLYD; this is translated from the coding sequence ATGACGCGGATGCGCACGGTCGACGCGGCCGTCAAGATCCTGGAAATTGAGGGCGCCACACAGGCATTCGGCCTGCCGGGCGCCGCCATCAACCCCTTCTACTCGGCCATGCGCGCCCACGGCGGGATCCGGCACGTTCTGGCCCGCCACGTCGAGGCGGCCAGCCACATGGCCGAGGGCTACACGCGCGCCGCCCCGGGCAACATCGGCGTGTGTATCGGCACGTCCGGCCCCGCGGGCACCGACATGATCACGGGCCTGTACTCCGCCAGCGCGGATTCCATCCCGATCCTGGCGATCACCGGCCAGGCGCCGGTCAACAAGCTGCACAAAGAGGACTTCCAGGCCGTCGACATCGCTGCCATCGCGGCGCCGGTGACGAAGATGGCAATGACGGTGCTCGAACCGGGCCAGGTGCCCGGCGCGTTCGCGCAGGCCTTCCACCTGATGCGTTCGGGACGACCCGGCCCGGTGCTCATCGACCTGCCCATCGACGTCCAGATGGCCGAAATCGACTTCGATCCAGCGACATACAATCCCCTGCCCGTCTACAAGCCCGCGGCCAGTCCCGCGCAGATCGACCGGGCGCTCGACATGCTGGTGACGGCCGAGCGACCGCTCATCGTCGCCGGCGGGGGCATCATCAACGCCGACGCGTCCGATCTGCTTGTCGAGCTCGCCGAACTGCTCAACGTCCCGGTGGTGCCCACGCTGATGGGATGGGGCGCCATCGCCGACGACCATCGGCTCGCCGCTGGGATGGTGGGCCTGCAGACCGCCCACCGCTACGGCAACGCGACCATGCTCGAATCCGACTTCGTCCTGGGCATCGGCAACCGGTGGGCCAACCGCCACACGGGCGGACTCGACACCTACCGGCGCGGCCGCCGCTTCGTGCACATCGACATCGAGCCGACGCAGATCGGCCGCGTATTCACCCCCGACCTGGGCATCGTCTCCGACGCCAAGGCCGCGCTGGAGATGCTGGTCGCCAAGGCCGCGGAACGAGTCGCCGAGAGCTCGCTGCCGGACTGGAGCGGCTGGGTCCGCGACTGCCAGGAGCGGAAGAGAAACCTGCACCGCAAGACGCACTTCGACGACGTCCCGATCAAGCCGCAGCGCGTGTACGAAGAGATGAACCGGGCTTTCGGACGAAATGTCCGGTACGTCACCGCAATCGGGCTTTCACAGATTGCCGGCGGCCAGTTCCTGCAGGTGTTCAAACCCCGGCACTGGATCAACTGCGGCCAGGCGGGGCCGCTGGGGTGGACGGTGCCCGCTGCGCTGGGGGTGGTCACCGCCGAGCCGGACGCCACCGTGGTCGGGCTCTCGGGTGACTACGACTTCCAGTTCCTGATCGAGGAGCTTGCCGTGGGAGCGCAGTTCAACCTCCCGTACGTCCATGTCGTGGTGAACAATTCGTACCTCGGGCTGATCCGCCAGGCGCAGCTCAACTTCGACATGAACTATTTCGTCTCCCTCGCATTCGACAACATCAATGCTCAGGAGTCCGGCGACACCGACCTCCCCAAGGGCTACGGCGTCGACCACCGCAGCGTCGTCGAAGGCCTGGGGTGCAAGGCCATTCAGGTCACTGAGCCGGACGGGATCGGGCCCGCGCTCACCCGGGCGCAACAGCTCGCCCGCGAGCACAAGGTCCCCGTCGTGGTGGAGATCTTCCTGGAGCGGATCACCAACATCGCGATGGGCACCGACATCGACAAGATCACCGAATACAACGAACTATCGGCATCCGTCGACGACTCGCCGACCGCCGCGCTGCTCTACGACTGA
- a CDS encoding 2-hydroxy-3-oxopropionate reductase, whose product MSTIAFIGLGIMGSPMACHLVKAGHSVVGYNRSPQRTAALVEAGGVAAESIEEAVKGADVVAIMVPDSPDVQDVLLSERGVFAHAQPSTLIIDFSSIRPDVTAQLAEEATRRGLRLIDAPVSGGEAGAKNASLSIMVGATDDDFAAAKPILEAVGKTIVHVGPNGAGQTVKAANQLIVAGNIELLAEAITFLRAYGVDLDAAVKVLGGGLAGSAVLDQKAPKMLGRNFEPGFRIELHHKDLGIVTSAAREADVVIPLGAVVAQLMASALANGDGALDHSGLLLGVERLSGRGEG is encoded by the coding sequence ATGAGCACGATCGCGTTCATCGGCCTGGGCATCATGGGCAGCCCCATGGCGTGCCACCTGGTCAAGGCCGGCCACTCCGTCGTCGGGTACAACCGTTCCCCACAGCGCACCGCTGCGCTGGTCGAGGCGGGCGGTGTCGCCGCCGAATCGATCGAGGAGGCGGTGAAGGGTGCCGACGTGGTGGCCATCATGGTGCCCGACTCGCCGGATGTGCAGGATGTATTGCTTTCCGAGAGAGGTGTTTTCGCACACGCCCAGCCCTCCACCCTGATCATCGACTTCTCGTCGATCCGGCCCGACGTCACGGCGCAGTTGGCCGAAGAGGCGACACGGCGGGGTTTGCGCCTGATCGACGCCCCGGTCTCGGGCGGCGAGGCCGGCGCCAAGAACGCGTCGCTGTCGATCATGGTCGGCGCCACGGACGACGACTTCGCCGCAGCAAAGCCCATATTGGAGGCCGTGGGCAAGACGATCGTGCACGTCGGCCCCAACGGGGCCGGACAGACCGTCAAGGCCGCCAATCAGCTGATCGTGGCGGGCAACATCGAACTCCTCGCGGAGGCGATCACGTTCCTGCGCGCCTACGGTGTCGACCTCGACGCCGCGGTCAAGGTGCTCGGCGGCGGCTTGGCCGGCTCGGCGGTGCTGGATCAGAAGGCTCCGAAGATGTTGGGCCGCAACTTCGAGCCGGGATTCCGGATCGAACTGCACCACAAGGACCTGGGCATCGTGACCAGCGCGGCCCGTGAGGCGGACGTCGTCATCCCACTGGGCGCGGTCGTCGCTCAGCTGATGGCGTCCGCGCTGGCCAACGGCGACGGCGCCCTCGATCATTCCGGCCTGCTGCTCGGTGTCGAGCGGTTGTCCGGACGCGGGGAGGGCTAG
- a CDS encoding hydroxypyruvate isomerase family protein gives MASATYTVNCSILFTDLPVLDRPAAAREAGFEAVEFWWPFPEPTPSDADVDAFVRAIRDAGVQLSGLNFAAGDMAEGDRGILSNPAYVKVFRDNVSIAVGIAEALGTKAFNALYGNRIAGVADVIQDDVAADNLAYAARAVQPIGATVLVEPVSGAPRYPIKSLADAVKVVDRAGEGNLRVLADLYHLYVNGDDVTGALGAYADRVGHVQIADAPGRGEPGTGQIPLGSYLAMLLDRGYGGYIGLEYKATTPDPFDWLPRAERGRGGVDTSSLAALAGTREQ, from the coding sequence GTGGCATCTGCGACTTACACGGTGAACTGCTCGATTCTGTTCACCGACCTGCCCGTACTGGACCGGCCGGCCGCGGCCCGAGAGGCCGGGTTCGAGGCGGTGGAATTCTGGTGGCCCTTCCCGGAGCCGACACCCTCCGATGCCGACGTCGACGCGTTCGTCCGCGCCATCCGTGACGCCGGAGTACAGCTCAGCGGGCTGAACTTCGCGGCGGGCGACATGGCGGAGGGTGACCGCGGTATTCTGTCGAATCCCGCGTATGTCAAGGTCTTTCGTGACAATGTAAGTATCGCAGTCGGCATCGCCGAGGCGTTGGGCACCAAGGCCTTCAACGCGCTCTACGGCAACCGCATTGCCGGGGTGGCCGACGTCATACAGGACGACGTGGCCGCCGACAACCTCGCGTATGCGGCACGGGCCGTGCAACCCATCGGCGCCACCGTACTCGTCGAACCGGTCAGCGGCGCGCCGCGCTACCCGATCAAGTCGTTGGCGGACGCCGTCAAGGTCGTCGACCGGGCGGGAGAGGGCAATCTGCGCGTTCTTGCCGACCTGTATCACCTGTACGTCAACGGCGACGACGTGACCGGCGCACTCGGTGCCTACGCCGACCGCGTCGGGCATGTGCAGATCGCGGACGCGCCGGGACGCGGCGAGCCGGGAACCGGCCAGATCCCACTCGGCAGCTACCTCGCGATGCTGCTCGACCGCGGGTACGGCGGCTACATCGGACTGGAGTACAAGGCGACCACGCCGGACCCCTTCGACTGGTTACCCCGGGCCGAGCGCGGTCGCGGCGGCGTCGACACTTCATCCTTGGCGGCACTCGCGGGAACGAGGGAGCAATGA
- a CDS encoding FAD-binding oxidoreductase, whose amino-acid sequence MTALDERSTDLVTSIPNVPVVTDPDVIESYRQDRAMDPDAGRPFAVVRARSTEDVQAVMRWASAADVPVVPRGAGSGLSGGATAVDGSIVLTTELMRDIEVDPVTRTAVVQPGLMNAEVKRAVAEYGLWYPPDPSSFEFCSIGGNAATNAGGLCCVKYGVTTDYILGLEVVLADGTTVRLGGPRLKDSAGLSLTKLFVGSEGTLGVITELTLRLLPPQPPASTVVASFSSVHDAAEAVCAVTRVMRPAMLEFMDHASISAVESHLKMGLDLQAHAMLIAQSDATGERDKEIAFMAEAFERHHATDVFTTDDPKEGEAFTAARRFAIPAVERLGHLLLEDVGVPLPALPALIEGIEAIAERRDIVCAVIAHAGDGNTHPMIVHDPADADQSRRAHLAFGEIMELAIELGGTITGEHGVGRLKKAWLPEQVGPDVMDLSRRIKRALDPQNILNPGAVL is encoded by the coding sequence ATGACGGCACTAGACGAACGCAGCACCGATCTCGTCACCAGCATTCCGAACGTGCCGGTCGTCACCGATCCGGACGTGATCGAAAGTTATCGGCAAGACCGGGCGATGGATCCGGATGCGGGACGGCCGTTCGCCGTGGTGCGGGCCAGGAGCACCGAAGACGTGCAGGCGGTGATGCGTTGGGCCAGTGCGGCCGATGTGCCGGTGGTGCCGCGCGGCGCGGGGTCCGGGTTGTCGGGGGGCGCCACCGCCGTCGACGGAAGCATCGTGCTGACCACGGAGTTGATGCGCGACATCGAGGTCGATCCGGTGACGCGCACCGCTGTCGTCCAGCCCGGGCTGATGAACGCGGAAGTGAAGCGGGCGGTCGCCGAGTACGGCCTCTGGTACCCGCCGGATCCATCCTCGTTCGAATTCTGCTCCATCGGCGGTAATGCCGCGACCAACGCCGGCGGTCTTTGTTGCGTGAAGTACGGGGTGACAACCGATTACATCCTTGGCCTGGAGGTCGTCCTCGCCGATGGAACGACGGTGCGGCTCGGCGGACCCCGGCTCAAGGACTCGGCCGGACTGTCGCTCACCAAGCTCTTCGTGGGAAGCGAGGGAACGCTCGGCGTCATCACGGAACTGACGCTTCGCCTGCTGCCGCCGCAGCCGCCCGCAAGCACCGTGGTGGCGTCGTTCTCGTCGGTGCACGACGCCGCGGAGGCGGTCTGCGCCGTCACGCGGGTGATGCGGCCGGCGATGCTCGAATTCATGGACCACGCCTCCATCTCCGCAGTGGAGAGCCACCTCAAGATGGGCCTGGACCTACAGGCCCACGCGATGCTCATCGCCCAGTCGGACGCTACCGGCGAGCGCGATAAGGAGATCGCGTTCATGGCGGAGGCGTTCGAGCGCCACCACGCCACCGATGTCTTCACCACCGACGACCCCAAGGAGGGCGAAGCCTTCACCGCGGCAAGGCGATTCGCCATCCCGGCCGTCGAGCGGCTCGGCCACCTCCTGCTGGAGGACGTCGGGGTGCCCCTGCCCGCGCTACCAGCGCTCATCGAGGGCATCGAGGCGATCGCCGAACGGCGCGACATCGTGTGCGCGGTCATCGCGCACGCCGGCGACGGCAACACCCACCCGATGATCGTGCACGACCCGGCCGACGCCGACCAATCACGGCGCGCACACCTCGCCTTCGGTGAAATCATGGAACTGGCAATCGAACTCGGCGGCACCATCACTGGTGAGCACGGCGTGGGCAGGCTCAAGAAGGCCTGGCTGCCCGAACAGGTGGGTCCCGACGTGATGGACCTGAGCCGGCGCATCAAGCGCGCGCTGGATCCGCAGAACATCCTCAATCCCGGGGCGGTGCTGTGA
- a CDS encoding L-lactate permease → MFQPDFTPVAHSLGWSAAVAALPLLVVFVLLGGLKVRAPLAAAFGVATAALIAGLVYHMPVGQVADSAVLGFAYGMFPIMWLVLNAIWVYNLTVATGYLGVLRRSMASVSPDRRIQALIVAFCFGALIEGLAGFGTPVAITSLMLIALGFSPLRAAALALVADTATVAFGAVGIPIITLGGVTGLPVAELSAMVGRQTPILACVVPFILIFMVDRRNGIRQTWPAAAVGGVTYAVAQFVLSNFSVELTDIAASILSAGAIVALLRVWQPKVPLVTTGDEVEEAGDVAGTGQVRDTAKVTEPPVASGHPRNGRVDVLSPTAAAVNGAAAEDVVDKPRDVMVAYAPYLIIVAVFALSVWRPVGTALKHGGTSFRWPGLHIANAAHKASAVTVFKFDFLYSAGTLLLLCGLLSMLVLRASARQGVQAYVRAVTQLRTATLTVGLVLALAYLMNLSGQTTTLGLWIAGAGSLLAVFSPIIGWIGVTITGSDTSANSLFGALQVSAANAAGLNPVLLAAANSSGGVIGKMLSPQSLVIATAAVQMKGKEGDLFRKVFKWSMLLLALMCILVYLQSTSWLGWMVV, encoded by the coding sequence ATGTTCCAGCCCGACTTCACCCCCGTCGCGCATTCGCTGGGCTGGAGCGCCGCCGTCGCCGCGCTGCCGCTGCTCGTGGTGTTCGTGCTCCTCGGCGGGCTGAAGGTGCGCGCGCCGTTAGCCGCCGCCTTCGGCGTCGCGACTGCCGCCCTGATCGCCGGGCTCGTCTACCACATGCCCGTGGGGCAGGTCGCGGACTCGGCAGTTCTCGGCTTCGCGTACGGCATGTTCCCGATTATGTGGTTGGTACTCAACGCAATCTGGGTTTACAACCTGACGGTGGCGACCGGCTATCTCGGCGTGCTGCGTCGGTCCATGGCGTCGGTCTCGCCCGACCGGAGGATTCAGGCCCTCATCGTCGCCTTTTGTTTCGGCGCCCTCATCGAGGGGTTGGCGGGCTTCGGAACACCGGTGGCAATCACATCGTTGATGCTGATCGCTCTGGGATTCTCGCCGCTGAGGGCGGCGGCGTTGGCGCTGGTGGCCGACACCGCCACGGTGGCATTCGGTGCCGTCGGAATCCCGATCATCACGCTGGGCGGCGTCACCGGTCTGCCCGTCGCTGAGCTCAGTGCGATGGTCGGTCGGCAGACCCCCATCCTGGCCTGCGTCGTGCCCTTCATCCTCATCTTCATGGTTGATCGGCGAAACGGCATCAGGCAGACCTGGCCCGCGGCCGCGGTCGGCGGCGTCACCTACGCCGTCGCCCAGTTTGTCTTGTCCAACTTCTCGGTGGAACTCACCGACATCGCCGCGTCCATCCTCAGTGCCGGCGCCATCGTGGCCCTACTGCGGGTGTGGCAACCCAAGGTCCCGTTGGTCACGACCGGGGATGAAGTCGAAGAGGCCGGAGATGTCGCGGGCACCGGGCAGGTCAGGGACACGGCGAAGGTGACTGAGCCGCCGGTGGCTTCGGGTCACCCGCGCAACGGCCGGGTCGATGTCTTGTCGCCGACGGCCGCCGCGGTCAACGGGGCGGCGGCCGAGGACGTGGTCGACAAGCCGAGGGACGTCATGGTGGCCTACGCGCCGTATCTGATCATCGTCGCGGTGTTCGCGCTGTCGGTGTGGAGACCGGTCGGCACCGCCCTCAAGCACGGCGGCACCAGTTTCCGATGGCCCGGGCTACACATCGCCAACGCCGCACACAAAGCTTCCGCGGTGACCGTCTTCAAATTCGACTTCCTCTACAGCGCAGGCACATTGCTGCTCCTGTGCGGGCTGCTCAGCATGCTCGTGCTACGCGCCTCGGCTCGCCAGGGGGTGCAGGCCTACGTACGCGCTGTGACCCAGCTGCGCACCGCCACGCTGACCGTCGGGCTGGTGCTGGCGCTCGCCTACCTGATGAACTTGTCCGGCCAGACAACGACATTGGGTCTATGGATTGCCGGGGCCGGTAGTCTGCTGGCGGTGTTCTCGCCGATCATCGGCTGGATCGGGGTGACCATCACCGGTTCCGACACCTCGGCGAACTCGCTTTTCGGCGCGCTACAGGTCAGCGCAGCCAACGCCGCCGGCCTCAACCCCGTGCTGCTGGCGGCGGCGAACTCGTCCGGAGGGGTGATCGGAAAGATGCTCTCGCCCCAGAGTTTGGTCATTGCGACCGCCGCGGTGCAGATGAAGGGTAAGGAGGGAGACCTGTTCCGCAAGGTCTTCAAGTGGAGCATGCTCCTGCTTGCCCTGATGTGCATCCTGGTGTACCTGCAAAGCACGTCGTGGCTCGGGTGGATGGTCGTTTGA
- a CDS encoding glycerate kinase — protein MAGHIVLAPDKFKGSLTAQQAARAMAQGVWRADPTATAIACPVADGGEGTLDAVVAAGFERVPARVAGPTGAAVDTAYARMGVRAIVEMADVCGLQRLPSATPAPMTATSYGLGSVVAQALDDGCRDIVITLGGSASTDGGAGMLMALGARVLDDDGSPVGPGGRGLAEAARLDLSGLHPAVSECAFTLAADVDSPLCGPHGAAIVYGPQKGAEGDQVVALDRALCRWADVVDVATRTDCRQAPGAGAAGGVGFAAVAVLGARMRPGIEMVLDLVGLDRNLLGAKVVVTGEGSLDLQSLRGKAPIGVSRRAHKHGVPAFAVAGVSTLTSTQARAARFAAVRTLHEIEPDLQRCTTHAADLLSIVTERLIRESTPHEGENT, from the coding sequence ATGGCAGGCCACATCGTGCTGGCGCCGGACAAGTTCAAGGGCTCGCTGACGGCCCAGCAGGCCGCGCGGGCGATGGCGCAGGGCGTGTGGCGCGCAGACCCCACGGCAACCGCGATCGCCTGTCCGGTGGCCGATGGTGGGGAGGGGACCCTCGATGCCGTGGTGGCGGCGGGATTCGAACGGGTCCCCGCCCGTGTCGCGGGTCCCACTGGTGCGGCGGTCGACACCGCTTACGCCCGGATGGGCGTGCGCGCGATCGTCGAGATGGCCGACGTGTGCGGGCTGCAGCGGCTGCCCTCGGCGACTCCGGCGCCCATGACCGCTACCAGCTACGGCTTGGGAAGCGTTGTGGCGCAGGCGCTCGACGACGGATGCCGCGATATTGTGATCACCCTTGGTGGCAGCGCGAGCACCGACGGCGGTGCCGGCATGCTGATGGCCCTGGGCGCGCGGGTACTCGATGACGACGGCAGCCCCGTCGGCCCGGGCGGTCGCGGTTTGGCCGAGGCCGCCCGGCTGGACCTGAGTGGGCTGCACCCGGCCGTCAGCGAATGCGCCTTCACGCTCGCCGCCGACGTTGACAGCCCACTCTGTGGACCGCACGGCGCCGCAATCGTTTACGGGCCGCAGAAGGGCGCCGAGGGGGACCAGGTAGTGGCGCTCGACCGCGCCCTGTGCCGGTGGGCGGACGTCGTCGACGTCGCGACACGAACCGACTGCCGGCAAGCACCCGGCGCCGGGGCCGCCGGCGGGGTCGGGTTCGCCGCGGTGGCCGTGCTGGGCGCACGCATGCGGCCGGGCATTGAGATGGTGCTCGATCTTGTGGGGCTCGACCGAAACCTCCTGGGTGCCAAGGTCGTCGTGACCGGCGAAGGATCGCTCGACCTTCAGTCTCTGCGCGGCAAGGCACCCATTGGCGTCTCGCGGCGCGCCCACAAGCATGGCGTCCCCGCCTTCGCCGTCGCCGGCGTCTCGACACTCACCAGCACTCAGGCCCGCGCGGCTCGCTTCGCGGCCGTCCGCACCCTGCACGAGATCGAGCCCGATCTGCAGCGCTGCACCACGCATGCCGCCGACCTGCTCAGCATCGTGACCGAACGGCTGATCCGTGAATCCACGCCGCACGAGGGAGAGAACACATGA
- a CDS encoding DsbA family oxidoreductase yields MSEIYYDERYTVLHWYDFVCPFSYIGQARTPLLAEAGFNVVELPFQAHPAMPRGGLPVRPGYGSRHTAIEREAEAVGFELRWPRRIPHSRRALAAAEWVRRHQFDAFDDVRRALFDAHFVRGEDIDDPAVIDRHVGMAGVDVGRLRAALADGSAVAAVAQAEWVGRQAGVDGTPAWMVDGRPIIGLQPAEAFRRLAPATARACW; encoded by the coding sequence ATGAGTGAGATCTATTACGACGAGCGGTACACGGTGTTGCATTGGTACGACTTCGTCTGTCCTTTCTCTTACATCGGGCAAGCCAGGACACCGCTGCTCGCCGAGGCGGGTTTCAACGTCGTGGAGTTGCCATTCCAAGCGCATCCGGCCATGCCCCGCGGCGGTCTCCCGGTGCGGCCGGGGTACGGATCCAGGCACACCGCCATCGAGCGCGAGGCCGAGGCGGTGGGGTTCGAGTTGCGCTGGCCGCGGCGGATACCGCACAGCCGACGCGCATTGGCGGCCGCCGAGTGGGTCCGGCGCCATCAATTCGATGCGTTCGACGACGTCCGCCGCGCCCTGTTCGACGCCCACTTCGTCCGGGGCGAGGACATCGACGATCCGGCGGTCATCGATCGACATGTGGGGATGGCCGGGGTCGACGTGGGCCGGCTGCGCGCCGCCCTGGCCGACGGCAGCGCGGTGGCGGCGGTCGCCCAGGCCGAGTGGGTGGGCCGTCAGGCCGGCGTCGACGGCACCCCCGCGTGGATGGTCGACGGGCGTCCGATCATCGGTCTGCAGCCGGCGGAGGCGTTTCGGCGCCTCGCCCCGGCGACCGCGCGCGCATGTTGGTGA